The sequence below is a genomic window from Oleidesulfovibrio alaskensis DSM 16109.
ACGGCAATCCATCCGCGACCGGCCGTCATGTTGTTTGTCCACAGATGGGTGTACGCCAGCGAAAGATAGGCGCCTCCCACCCCCACAAGAAAGCCCCCCGCAAAAATGGCCATCCAGCGCAGGCGCACAGGGTTAAGCCCCACAGCGGCAGAGGCCGCTGGATTTTCACCGGCACTGCGCAGCGCCATGCCTGCACGGGTGCGACAGATGAAAAACCAGAACAGCAGCGGCATGACATAAGAAAGGTACACAAGGGCGTCGTGGCGGAAAAAGATATCGCCCGCCAGCGGTATGGATGAAAGCACGGGTACGGCAAACGGCGTGAAGCCTTCTGTGATCACGCCGACATAAGGCGTTCCCAGATAATCTGCCAGCCCTACCCCCAGAATGGTCAAAGCCAGTCCGGAAACAACCTGACTGCCCAGAAAGACCTGACAGACAAGGCCGTGCAACAGCCCCAGCATTCCGGCCGCTGTACCGGCCATAAGCACACCTATCCAGGGATTGCCTGTCCAGTGCGTGAACAGAAAACCGAAAAAAGCCCCCAGAATCATCATTCCTTCCACGCCCAGATTGAGCACGCCCGCCCTTTCGGTGAACATTTCGCCCAGCGTGGCAAACAGTATAGGCGTGCCGGCCTGAATGGTGGCGGCCAGAACGGGGATGACAAGTTCCGCATACATGGCTAGTCCTCCCCTTTGCTGCGGGGCTGCAGCGTAAACCAGACAAAAAACTGCCCGGCCAGCACTGTCAGCAGAATAAGCCCTTCGATAATGCCGCCGAATGCGGCGGGCACCTGCAGTTCCAGCTGCAGGTTTTCCACCCCTACCCGCAACCCTGCAAGCAGAAAGGAAAACACCGCGATGGTCGGAATGCGTAACCGGGCAAGCCACGCCACAACAATGGCCGTAAATCCATAACCGGCCATGACGTTGGACTGCAGCCTGCCAAGTGTGGTGGATGTTTCCAGAACGCCTGCCCAGCCGGCAAGAGCACCGCATAACACCAGCACAAAAACAACCAGAAAGTTGTACGGCATACGTGCGTAGCGCGCCGCTCTGGGGTTTTCTCCGCCCGCCAGCAGCTCAAACCCAAGCCGCGTACGATACAGAAAAAACCACAGCGCCACGGCCACCACGGCGCATAACACTATGCCCCAGTGTATTCTGCCGACAACAGGGGCAAAAACCGCGGCCACGGGAAACATGGGGGTCATGGGAAATCCGAAACTGGCCGGGTCTTTCCACGGCCCGTAAACCATGTATTGCAGCAGCAGGATGCCGATATAGTTAAACATCAATGTTGTGATGATTTCATTCATACCCAGCCGCAACCGCAGCAGTGCCGGCACAAGCGCCCACAGGCCTCCGGCCACGGCACCGCACACCAGCATGAGCGGAATA
It includes:
- a CDS encoding ABC transporter permease; protein product: MYAELVIPVLAATIQAGTPILFATLGEMFTERAGVLNLGVEGMMILGAFFGFLFTHWTGNPWIGVLMAGTAAGMLGLLHGLVCQVFLGSQVVSGLALTILGVGLADYLGTPYVGVITEGFTPFAVPVLSSIPLAGDIFFRHDALVYLSYVMPLLFWFFICRTRAGMALRSAGENPAASAAVGLNPVRLRWMAIFAGGFLVGVGGAYLSLAYTHLWTNNMTAGRGWIAVALVIFAFWRPGRAVLGAYLFGGVMVFQLRLQAMGATLPSSLLLMLPYALTVVVLLVSSLRGGGGNAPAALGVNIEPDE
- a CDS encoding ABC transporter permease; this encodes MMGYRVVKRQEPLNWGSFFIFLVALVLSLSLSGAMLAVQGKPFLKGLYLLWDGGFGQLYALEDTLLKTIPIFLCALGVAVCFRMQIWNIGAEGQFALGAVGATWAVLTFPAAPAWVLIPLMLVCGAVAGGLWALVPALLRLRLGMNEIITTLMFNYIGILLLQYMVYGPWKDPASFGFPMTPMFPVAAVFAPVVGRIHWGIVLCAVVAVALWFFLYRTRLGFELLAGGENPRAARYARMPYNFLVVFVLVLCGALAGWAGVLETSTTLGRLQSNVMAGYGFTAIVVAWLARLRIPTIAVFSFLLAGLRVGVENLQLELQVPAAFGGIIEGLILLTVLAGQFFVWFTLQPRSKGED